From Heteronotia binoei isolate CCM8104 ecotype False Entrance Well chromosome 12, APGP_CSIRO_Hbin_v1, whole genome shotgun sequence, the proteins below share one genomic window:
- the KYAT1 gene encoding kynurenine--oxoglutarate transaminase 1 translates to MLRRSGLSWTQVLLRRNNPLGFCLCYSKAKMATVSKARRLEGVDKNIWVEFVKLAATYKTVNLGQGFPNFPPPDFVREAFLEAISEKDTLIHQYTRAFGHPALVTILAKFFGKLLGRELDPLNNVLVTVGAYEALFCCFQALVDEGDEVIIIEPYFDCYEPMTKMAGGTPVFVPLRPKAAAEGKLMSSGDWQLDPEELAAKFTKRTKALVLNSPNNPLGKVFSRKELELIAGLCVKHNVLCFSDEVYEWLVYDGNKHVRIASLPGMWERTVTIGSAGKTFSATGWKVGWTLGPDELLTHLRTVHQNSIYHCATAAQEAVARAIQVEFERMGKPESYFVQLPKELQQKRDRLVHCLSAVGMKPVVPEGTYFLMVDLSEFKAPVPDLQDSEEPYDFRFVKWMIKNKGLAAIPVSAFYSAPQKKNFDRFIRFCFAKENATLDAAAAILQQWSQTRPGQ, encoded by the exons gCAAAAATGGCCACAGTGTCTAAGGCTCGGAGGCTGGAAGGTGTGGACAAGAACATCTG GGTGGAGTTTGTGAAACTGGCCGCCACATACAAGACAGTGAACCTCGGCCAAGGCTTCCCTAACTTCCCCCCACCGGACTTTGTAAGGGAAGCATTCTTGGAGGCGATCAGCGAAAAAGACACCTTGATACACCAGTACACACGGGCCTTT GGACACCCAGCTCTGGTGACCATCCTGGCCAAGTTCTTTGGGAAGCTGTTAGGACGGGAACTTGACCCGCTGAATAACGTGCTGGTGACGGTGGGAGCCTATGAGGCCCTCTTCTGCTGCTTCCAGGCTCTGGTGGATGAAGGAGACGAG GTGATTATAATTGAGCCATACTTCGACTGCTATGAACCAATGACGAAAATGGCCGGTGGGACTCCTGTGTTTGTTCCGCTGCGGCCA aaagcagcagcagaggggaagcTGATGTCCAGCGGAGACTGGCAGTTGGATCCCGAAGAGCTGGCGGCCAAATTCACAAAGCGAACCAAAGCCCTTGTCTTGAACTCTCCAAATAATCCACTGGGAAAG GTGTTCAGCAGGAAAGAGTTAGAGCTCATTGCTGGACTCTGTGTGAAACACAACGTCTTGTGCTTCAGCGATGAGGTGTATGAGTGGCTGGTCTACGATGGGAACAAGCACGTTCGGATTG CCAGTTTACCAGGAATGTGGGAGCGTACTGTGACCATCGGGAGTGCTGGCAAAACCTTCAGTGCGACAGGTTGGAAG GTCGGCTGGACGTTGGGGCCAGATGAGCTTTTGACACACCTAAGGACGGTCCATCAGAATTCAATTTATCACTGTGCCACAGCCGCACAG GAAGCCGTGGCCCGTGCCATCCAAGTGGAATTCGAGCGCATGGGGAAGCCAGAAAGCTATTTCGTCCAGTTGCCCAAAGAGCTCCAGCAGAAGCGGGACCGTCTCGTTCACTGTCTGTCTGCCGTGGGGATGAAGCCCGTGGTCCCAGAAGGCACTTACTTCCTGATGGTGGATCTCTCAGAATTCA AAGCTCCAGTGCCTGACCTCCAGGACTCTGAGGAGCCCTACGACTTTCGGTTTGTAAAGTGGATGATCAAGAACAAG GGTCTAGCCGCCATCCCGGTCTCTGCCTTCTACAGCGCTCCGCAGAAGAAGAACTTCGACCGCTTCATCCGTTTCTGCTTTGCAAAG GAGAACGCCACTCTAGATGCCGCAGCTGCCATCTTGCAACAGTGGAGTCAGACGAGACCTGGCCAATAA